A genomic segment from Nitrosopumilus sp. K4 encodes:
- a CDS encoding translation initiation factor IF-2 subunit gamma, whose translation MHWRETLPDWYIKKYGYQPCVNIGTAGHVDHGKTTLIQALTGSWTSVHSQELKRGITIRVGYSDAAFYKCKKCEEPLGYSTTPKCNNCGKESELSRVVSFVDSPGHESLMANMLSGSALMDGALLLVAANEKVPKPQTKEHLLALQTLGIQQIVVVQNKVDLLSYQDALQNYQDITKFVKGTHAAKAPIIPISAQSGLNIDALIGAIENSIKTPERDESKDTVMHVLRSFDVNKPGTKLKNIKGGVIGGSLTQGVFNVGDEIEIKPGILNEKKKTYEPLLTEITSLGTAAGIVESVKPGGLVAIGTKLDPAMTRSDSFIGSVIGKPGTLPENSTDIKLEVNLFDSAVGTTEDTKVMPLQNGELLRLNIGTAPVLGQVTKIKSKTAEIKLRRPACIFEGGNVAISRRIADRWRLIGAGIIG comes from the coding sequence ATGCATTGGCGAGAAACACTTCCTGATTGGTACATCAAAAAATATGGTTATCAACCATGTGTCAACATAGGAACCGCAGGTCATGTCGATCATGGTAAAACTACTCTTATTCAAGCATTAACAGGCTCTTGGACAAGTGTTCACAGTCAAGAATTAAAACGTGGCATTACAATTCGTGTAGGATATTCAGATGCTGCCTTTTACAAATGTAAAAAATGTGAAGAACCTTTAGGATATTCTACGACTCCAAAATGCAACAATTGTGGAAAAGAAAGTGAATTATCTAGAGTTGTAAGTTTTGTTGATAGTCCCGGTCACGAAAGTCTTATGGCAAACATGCTTTCAGGTTCTGCTTTAATGGATGGTGCATTATTACTTGTTGCAGCAAATGAAAAAGTACCAAAACCACAAACAAAAGAACATTTACTAGCATTACAAACTCTAGGAATACAACAAATCGTGGTTGTACAAAACAAGGTAGACTTGTTGTCTTACCAAGATGCTTTACAAAATTATCAAGACATTACAAAATTTGTTAAAGGAACACATGCTGCAAAAGCCCCAATCATTCCCATTTCTGCTCAATCAGGGTTGAATATTGATGCATTAATTGGAGCTATTGAAAATAGCATTAAAACTCCTGAACGAGATGAATCCAAAGACACAGTAATGCATGTTTTACGTTCATTTGATGTAAACAAACCTGGAACAAAATTAAAGAACATCAAAGGCGGTGTAATTGGAGGAAGTCTTACACAAGGAGTTTTCAATGTAGGTGATGAAATTGAAATAAAGCCTGGAATATTAAATGAAAAAAAGAAAACCTATGAACCCTTGTTAACTGAAATTACTTCATTGGGTACTGCTGCTGGCATTGTCGAATCCGTCAAACCTGGTGGATTAGTTGCAATTGGAACAAAATTAGATCCTGCCATGACTAGGAGTGACTCTTTTATTGGTTCCGTAATTGGCAAACCTGGAACACTACCAGAAAATTCTACAGATATAAAATTAGAAGTAAATTTGTTTGATTCTGCTGTAGGCACAACTGAAGATACAAAAGTTATGCCATTACAGAATGGAGAATTATTAAGGTTGAACATAGGAACAGCTCCTGTCTTAGGACAGGTAACCAAAATCAAATCAAAAACTGCTGAAATTAAACTTCGAAGACCTGCTTGTATTTTTGAAGGTGGAAATGTAGCAATTAGTAGAAGGATTGCTGATAGATGGAGATTAATCGGTGCAGGAATAATTGGTTGA
- a CDS encoding S6e family ribosomal protein: MANFKLTVSDVKGKSITKELKDSDANPLLGLQLGNETNASIVGLDGKLKLTGGSDKSGVPMRNDIHGAARKYVLLSKGVGLQDAEIGQRVRKLMRGNTVSEEIYQINCKYDGELPVEAPAEDASGSSEENKDDKKE; this comes from the coding sequence TTGGCAAACTTCAAGTTAACAGTATCAGATGTAAAAGGAAAATCTATCACAAAAGAATTGAAAGACAGCGATGCTAATCCATTACTAGGTTTACAATTAGGCAATGAAACTAACGCTTCAATTGTTGGTCTAGATGGAAAACTAAAACTAACAGGAGGCAGCGATAAATCTGGAGTTCCAATGAGAAATGATATTCATGGAGCTGCAAGAAAATACGTTCTGTTGTCTAAAGGAGTTGGACTGCAAGATGCCGAAATTGGACAACGAGTTAGAAAACTCATGAGAGGAAATACTGTTTCTGAAGAAATTTATCAAATTAATTGCAAATATGATGGAGAATTACCAGTTGAAGCTCCGGCCGAAGATGCATCTGGTTCTTCTGAAGAAAATAAAGACGATAAAAAAGAATAA
- a CDS encoding zinc-domain-containing protein — MDARCPECEKVAVLDDDVTNVKCPHCNFEADYDTYLEIMKDQAINMATDYIPKRPGI; from the coding sequence ATGGATGCAAGATGTCCCGAATGTGAAAAAGTTGCAGTCTTAGATGATGACGTAACAAATGTAAAATGTCCTCACTGTAATTTTGAGGCAGATTATGATACTTATTTAGAAATCATGAAAGATCAGGCAATTAACATGGCGACTGACTATATTCCAAAAAGACCTGGGATTTGA
- a CDS encoding tetratricopeptide repeat protein: MEQPDHELLLPLVDEENICLPLPINVVARYWNVELTLSEAVETAKQYSGFNGSILIEGIELAERHGLSCKIVHSSLSELKKIIDSGVPPIVILPGIPEITQHASVITGYNDNDKTILHYIQKGNLDGEQQEGAIPEELFDKEWSEEGRLLILLGPSEILNDIKLQNESTQKSNRLCFESERLNIQKNSAEALESLMNAIKLDQNNSTALNLTATMLNAQNSSDCLELYEKCLKINPNSYLSYNGIGNFYLKSNEFEKSESAYTKAININPKRSAKIYKNRAYLREKLGRNSEAKDDLKSYLKLFPKAPDRGVIEQAIREL; encoded by the coding sequence ATGGAACAACCTGATCACGAACTTTTACTCCCTTTAGTAGATGAAGAAAACATTTGTCTTCCATTGCCTATCAATGTAGTTGCTAGATATTGGAATGTAGAACTTACCTTATCTGAAGCAGTTGAAACCGCTAAACAATATTCTGGTTTTAATGGAAGCATACTGATTGAAGGAATTGAATTAGCTGAGCGCCATGGCCTCTCATGCAAAATTGTCCATTCATCTTTATCTGAATTAAAGAAAATTATTGACTCTGGAGTTCCGCCAATTGTCATCTTGCCAGGAATTCCAGAAATTACACAACATGCATCAGTAATCACAGGTTACAATGATAATGACAAAACAATTCTACATTATATTCAAAAAGGAAATTTAGACGGTGAACAACAGGAAGGAGCCATTCCTGAAGAATTGTTTGATAAAGAGTGGTCTGAAGAAGGAAGGTTGCTTATTCTCTTGGGACCCTCTGAAATTCTAAATGACATAAAACTACAAAATGAGTCTACACAAAAATCAAATCGCTTATGTTTTGAATCTGAGAGATTGAATATTCAAAAAAATTCTGCTGAAGCACTAGAATCTCTTATGAATGCAATAAAACTGGATCAAAATAATTCCACTGCGCTAAATCTTACAGCAACAATGCTTAATGCACAAAACTCATCAGACTGTTTGGAACTGTATGAAAAATGCTTAAAGATTAACCCAAATTCGTATCTGAGCTATAATGGAATAGGAAATTTTTATCTTAAATCCAATGAATTTGAAAAATCTGAATCCGCTTATACCAAAGCAATAAACATCAACCCAAAAAGATCTGCAAAAATCTACAAAAATCGTGCATATCTAAGAGAAAAACTAGGAAGAAATTCTGAAGCAAAAGACGATCTTAAATCATATCTCAAGTTATTTCCAAAGGCTCCTGATAGGGGTGTTATTGAACAAGCCATAAGAGAATTATGA
- a CDS encoding type 1 glutamine amidotransferase: MLLVVDNGSVYTKNLTDFLNEKTINFEKYTPFEIDLENFEKYDSFILSGRRKNEKKINEINSKIIKHSIETKKKLLGICYGAEILALTLGGTIRKTNSLQKGKETIKFLKKNPIYDNDIEVFESHNFEIAKLPNSLVSIGRSKTCKNEIIQHENNKIFGTQFHPEMSLDGKNIIENFCNL, translated from the coding sequence ATGTTACTTGTTGTAGATAATGGATCTGTGTATACAAAAAATCTAACAGATTTTTTAAATGAAAAAACAATAAATTTTGAAAAATACACTCCATTTGAGATTGATTTAGAAAATTTTGAAAAATATGATTCTTTTATATTATCTGGTAGACGAAAAAATGAAAAAAAAATTAATGAAATAAACTCCAAAATAATCAAACATTCAATAGAAACTAAAAAAAAATTATTGGGAATTTGTTATGGGGCGGAAATTTTAGCATTGACTCTTGGTGGCACAATCAGAAAAACAAACTCACTCCAAAAAGGTAAAGAAACTATCAAATTTCTAAAGAAAAATCCGATTTACGATAACGATATAGAAGTATTTGAAAGTCATAATTTTGAGATTGCAAAGCTTCCAAACTCTCTTGTTTCAATTGGCCGTTCAAAAACTTGCAAAAATGAAATAATCCAACATGAAAATAATAAAATATTTGGTACACAATTTCATCCTGAAATGAGCCTAGATGGTAAAAATATTATTGAAAATTTTTGTAATCTGTGA
- a CDS encoding UPF0182 family protein — protein MYSASTDKQAPPPDAGKYVRLGIIAVIGIAIFAIVGNQAVILSMNFTEFGDQFSKPLYYTLVSTIILSSIALIRVNIGARSSIFWYGLNTAIGFLGRAPQQNISANIPSFREYKLGTPQFVIWQITKVLLFGAFFANIMFGFAAISFIDGNSLGIEHLPNLFSLPFVTPETDPNYAAENVVPMIPALVILIPPVLAAIGLRLVLYVGIHKIIDVITSFIKDSNEGKPRYLNYVSTIETVLGIGILWAGFNLFFTDQIDYNTRYVIGGTLVIGFALIAFSIVDRIRARVLTHMFKRDVIIRFATILVIGLIVGGVVGVNNSIADAKKIEYLGPYTAQQIGVNRYLGELNNVQENTHDVKLQSVSPNNIKNYVGKHSDVLDVIRVWDWEAAFAKLKPEIGLIPYVDFEDNDILRFNNTLYWTASMKPILPTSVSLENRWYNEHLVYTHVPNGFLTLEATDGQIVDSSEFFKQREIYYGEGGLFEQTWSGYPNSRGETSAELGGAFYSGIGGLDVSPPLSWIFEPNFLLSFPAESVHIMRYKDVNDRMETLYPYFLYDLFGRELDSLPVTDGTNSYWLVPLIIGFDTHDVPWSVGNPYLRLVGYALIDSYNGDIQLLKTGDDFFTEMFASQYNDQFKPIPTWLQEQIRYPVELFNWKTEMYNIYHVTDVETFIQANQFYEIPRGLDTYYVEAKPPGFEQTEFLGLLSLELRGSQGRNLAGYMVVENDLTNLGNLQFYEVPLNSTTKLIGPTAVREALDRDPEFAQLKTLLRNPRIGDNILYRVGEHDIYFIPVYTAGAGGVVAQLGTIAAVGAAFTGEYYVGLGETQEEAFEAYLKKVSGVAPTSTTANSDFIELDKTDRVDIIKSIFTQEEITISEPTSIQVPLSFKEGEIFFFTENDREDTIEFLNTFIDDFVKPRSDRIFMWQEENNLNIGTIVVKDGIPEMHYVSIEVGN, from the coding sequence TTGTATAGCGCCTCTACTGATAAACAAGCTCCCCCTCCTGATGCTGGAAAATACGTCAGATTGGGTATTATTGCTGTAATTGGCATTGCAATTTTTGCAATTGTGGGAAATCAAGCAGTAATTTTATCTATGAATTTTACTGAATTTGGCGATCAATTCTCAAAACCACTGTACTATACACTTGTTTCAACCATTATTCTTTCATCTATTGCATTAATCAGGGTCAATATTGGGGCGAGATCTTCCATATTCTGGTATGGCCTCAATACAGCAATTGGATTTTTGGGCAGAGCTCCACAACAAAACATCTCTGCAAACATTCCTAGTTTTAGAGAATACAAACTAGGTACTCCTCAATTTGTGATTTGGCAGATTACAAAAGTCCTGCTCTTTGGTGCATTCTTTGCAAATATTATGTTTGGATTTGCTGCTATATCATTTATCGATGGAAATAGTTTAGGAATTGAACATTTACCAAATCTTTTCTCATTACCGTTTGTTACTCCTGAAACTGATCCAAACTATGCTGCTGAAAATGTAGTTCCAATGATACCTGCACTGGTGATTCTAATCCCACCAGTTTTAGCAGCAATTGGATTAAGGCTTGTTCTATATGTTGGTATTCACAAAATTATCGATGTAATTACTTCATTTATCAAAGATTCCAATGAAGGAAAACCCAGATATCTAAATTATGTTTCGACTATTGAAACTGTTTTAGGAATTGGTATACTTTGGGCAGGATTTAACCTGTTTTTCACTGATCAAATTGATTATAATACAAGATATGTTATTGGTGGAACTTTAGTTATTGGATTTGCCCTCATTGCATTTTCAATAGTAGATAGAATTCGTGCTCGTGTTCTAACTCATATGTTTAAGCGTGATGTGATTATTCGTTTTGCAACAATTCTTGTAATTGGGTTGATTGTTGGTGGTGTTGTTGGTGTAAACAACAGCATAGCTGACGCAAAAAAGATTGAATATTTAGGACCATATACCGCACAACAAATAGGTGTTAATCGTTATCTTGGGGAGTTAAACAATGTTCAAGAAAACACACATGATGTAAAATTACAATCTGTCTCTCCAAATAACATCAAAAATTATGTTGGAAAACACAGTGATGTTTTAGATGTAATCCGTGTATGGGATTGGGAAGCTGCATTTGCTAAATTAAAACCCGAAATTGGTTTAATTCCCTATGTAGACTTTGAAGATAATGATATTCTACGTTTTAACAACACTCTGTATTGGACTGCTTCTATGAAGCCAATTTTGCCTACTTCTGTTAGCCTTGAAAACCGTTGGTATAACGAACATCTGGTATATACTCATGTCCCAAATGGATTTTTGACATTGGAGGCTACTGATGGTCAGATAGTTGATAGTAGTGAATTCTTCAAACAAAGAGAAATCTATTATGGTGAAGGTGGATTATTTGAGCAAACATGGTCTGGATACCCAAATTCTAGGGGAGAAACTAGTGCTGAACTTGGTGGTGCATTTTATTCTGGAATTGGCGGTCTTGATGTATCTCCTCCACTAAGCTGGATTTTTGAGCCCAACTTTTTGTTGTCATTTCCAGCTGAATCTGTGCATATTATGAGATACAAAGATGTTAATGATAGAATGGAAACCCTCTATCCTTATTTCCTCTATGATCTTTTTGGAAGAGAATTGGATTCTCTTCCGGTGACTGATGGAACAAACTCATACTGGTTAGTTCCATTAATCATCGGATTTGATACTCACGACGTTCCTTGGTCTGTTGGAAATCCGTATTTGAGATTAGTAGGATATGCTCTAATTGATTCCTATAATGGTGACATTCAATTATTGAAGACAGGAGATGATTTCTTTACAGAAATGTTTGCTAGTCAGTATAATGATCAGTTCAAACCAATACCAACATGGCTTCAAGAGCAAATTAGATATCCTGTAGAATTATTTAATTGGAAAACAGAAATGTACAACATTTACCATGTAACTGATGTTGAGACATTCATCCAAGCAAACCAATTTTATGAAATCCCACGAGGATTGGATACATACTATGTAGAGGCAAAACCTCCTGGTTTTGAGCAGACTGAATTTCTAGGATTACTTTCACTTGAATTACGTGGTTCCCAAGGAAGAAACTTGGCAGGATATATGGTAGTTGAAAATGATCTTACAAACCTTGGTAACTTACAATTCTATGAGGTTCCTCTAAATTCTACTACAAAATTAATTGGTCCAACTGCTGTTAGAGAAGCACTTGACAGAGATCCCGAATTTGCTCAATTAAAGACCTTGTTGAGAAATCCGAGAATTGGTGATAATATTTTGTACCGTGTTGGCGAACACGACATTTACTTTATTCCAGTTTATACTGCAGGAGCAGGTGGTGTTGTTGCACAATTGGGAACAATAGCTGCAGTTGGTGCTGCATTTACTGGTGAATATTATGTAGGACTGGGCGAAACACAAGAAGAAGCATTTGAGGCATATCTGAAAAAAGTATCTGGTGTGGCTCCTACTTCAACTACTGCAAACAGTGACTTTATTGAATTAGACAAAACAGATAGAGTTGATATTATCAAATCAATATTTACTCAAGAAGAGATCACAATATCAGAACCAACCTCAATACAGGTTCCATTGTCATTCAAAGAAGGCGAAATTTTCTTCTTTACTGAAAATGATAGAGAGGATACTATAGAATTCCTTAATACATTCATTGATGACTTTGTAAAACCAAGAAGTGATAGAATATTCATGTGGCAAGAAGAAAATAATCTAAACATAGGAACAATTGTTGTTAAGGATGGCATTCCTGAGATGCATTACGTGTCAATTGAAGTTGGAAATTAA
- a CDS encoding DNA primase small subunit domain-containing protein, producing MNEQDIKFLEDSFKKYYFDHFDLIHVPERTSEREFGFQKFNSGMTRHISLKGDKELHLLLMKNIPSDVYCSNAYYSFPNLPMNEKDWKEADLIFDIDAKDLNLDCRSNHTVLICSECNSTFTNNSNCPKCNSTKIEKKSLPCKNCIEGSKIEVKKLIEILVQDLAVEQKDVHVYFSGNEGFHVYVYNSQFQDLGSRERSDLADYILFKGLIPETFGMKKFKPNRSSFPDFNERGWRGRFSKVVYGSKSKRSKTISELISNGYSSFQKKLEELSSILGAQIDPNVTMDIHRIFRLPGSLNSKSGFTKFFCNDISKFDPYVEASFLSEDSIEINADCPIEFKIKNKKFGPYNNEKVTVPTYAAVYMICKKLASIS from the coding sequence ATGAATGAACAAGACATTAAATTTCTTGAAGATTCTTTTAAGAAATACTATTTTGATCACTTTGATCTAATTCATGTTCCAGAGAGAACATCTGAAAGAGAATTTGGATTCCAAAAATTCAATTCTGGAATGACTCGCCATATTTCTCTAAAAGGTGACAAGGAACTTCACTTGTTGCTTATGAAAAATATTCCTTCGGATGTTTATTGTTCAAATGCATATTATTCATTTCCAAATTTACCTATGAATGAAAAAGATTGGAAAGAAGCAGATCTGATTTTTGACATTGATGCAAAGGATCTAAACCTTGATTGTAGATCAAATCATACTGTCTTGATATGCTCTGAATGCAATTCTACTTTTACAAATAACAGTAATTGTCCAAAATGCAACTCTACAAAAATAGAAAAAAAATCATTACCATGTAAGAATTGTATTGAAGGATCAAAAATCGAAGTAAAAAAACTAATTGAAATTCTTGTTCAAGATTTAGCAGTAGAACAAAAAGATGTACATGTGTATTTTTCTGGAAATGAAGGATTTCATGTTTATGTATATAATTCACAATTTCAAGATTTAGGTTCTAGAGAACGCTCTGATCTAGCAGATTATATTTTGTTCAAAGGATTAATTCCTGAAACATTTGGAATGAAAAAATTTAAACCAAATCGTTCATCGTTTCCTGATTTTAATGAAAGAGGATGGCGTGGTAGATTCTCTAAAGTAGTTTATGGTTCAAAGTCAAAACGCTCCAAAACAATTTCAGAATTAATCTCAAACGGATATTCTTCTTTTCAGAAAAAATTAGAAGAATTATCTAGTATACTTGGAGCTCAAATTGATCCTAATGTTACTATGGACATTCATAGAATTTTTAGATTACCTGGTTCGCTAAATAGCAAAAGTGGGTTCACAAAATTTTTTTGTAATGACATTTCAAAATTTGATCCATATGTTGAAGCCTCATTTCTTAGCGAAGATTCCATAGAAATTAACGCAGACTGTCCGATTGAATTTAAGATAAAAAACAAGAAATTTGGTCCTTACAACAATGAAAAAGTCACTGTGCCAACATATGCAGCAGTATACATGATTTGCAAAAAATTAGCATCAATTTCTTAG
- a CDS encoding DNA primase has product MLSLGKDEIAKYPFLADAGQYLKDQGFSLEQFGTDPDLKSLIDKAFERIQVAADGKIYKSDLIGDQVSRDAALPREVFSFLIAIVLLKLSGMNTLIKRFALAEARRAEKYLEKDLANISDESKKDLAIRVIDDLFSVQVQKQDDYFVIPVSDYLKHSINFHEREWKLINRHVENGRVFLSPHETVRLIRKELGTYINSKIINAKTPPMFTGFEEPVNKLVSMSKKFSTFTVTTGEYPPCIKHAIEVLEKGENLPHSGRFMLATYLISKGQTVQQIAPLFKNAPDYNERVTLYQLNHLAGTSGSGTQYSCPSCEKLKTQSLCFAIPECDNIISPLQFGKKRN; this is encoded by the coding sequence GTGCTCTCTTTAGGTAAGGATGAAATTGCAAAATATCCGTTTTTGGCAGATGCAGGTCAATATCTCAAAGATCAGGGTTTTTCTTTAGAGCAATTTGGCACTGATCCGGACTTGAAATCATTAATTGATAAAGCATTTGAAAGAATTCAGGTAGCTGCAGATGGAAAAATCTACAAGTCTGACTTGATTGGTGATCAGGTTTCTAGAGATGCGGCTCTTCCAAGAGAAGTTTTCTCATTTCTAATAGCAATTGTACTCTTAAAATTAAGTGGGATGAATACTCTAATCAAAAGATTTGCCCTTGCTGAAGCCAGACGTGCAGAAAAATACTTGGAAAAGGATCTTGCAAATATTTCTGATGAATCAAAAAAGGATCTTGCAATCAGAGTAATTGATGATCTATTTTCTGTTCAGGTACAAAAACAAGATGATTATTTTGTTATTCCAGTATCTGATTATCTCAAGCATTCAATAAATTTTCATGAGCGCGAATGGAAACTAATCAATAGGCATGTAGAAAATGGCAGAGTCTTTCTTAGTCCTCATGAAACAGTCAGATTGATCAGAAAAGAATTGGGAACTTACATCAATTCAAAAATCATTAATGCGAAAACACCGCCGATGTTTACAGGATTTGAAGAACCTGTAAACAAATTAGTATCTATGTCAAAAAAATTTTCAACTTTTACCGTAACTACTGGGGAATACCCGCCATGTATCAAGCATGCAATCGAAGTCCTAGAAAAAGGTGAAAACTTGCCTCATTCTGGAAGATTTATGCTTGCAACTTATTTGATTTCTAAAGGGCAAACAGTACAACAGATTGCCCCCTTGTTCAAAAATGCACCTGATTACAATGAACGGGTAACACTATATCAGCTAAATCATCTGGCAGGAACTTCTGGAAGTGGTACTCAATACTCTTGTCCTTCATGTGAAAAATTAAAGACTCAGAGCCTATGTTTTGCAATTCCTGAATGTGATAACATCATAAGTCCATTACAATTTGGAAAAAAGAGAAACTAA
- a CDS encoding deoxyribonuclease IV: MQIGCHVSISGSIDRAVDNAVERECSAFQIFTRNPRGWNAKDLTIQDISNFKEKLKDCKIDRFATCAHMPYLPNLSTPKDDGFEKSVKTLISEVERCGKLGIPYLVTHLGSHLGTGEEDGIKRLIKGLTKAGQTKNDVMILLENTAGQKNSVGANFEQLAEIFNQLKPSKKFGVCFDTCHAFVSGYDLRDEKTVKETFSKFDETVGMENLKILHLNDAKGDIGCNLDRHYHIGLGSIGEKGLGSVIKTVNKKKIPIILETPIDDIRDDFENVRIAKGLA, encoded by the coding sequence ATGCAGATAGGTTGTCATGTCTCAATTTCTGGATCGATTGATAGAGCAGTAGATAACGCTGTAGAAAGAGAATGTTCAGCATTCCAGATTTTTACACGAAATCCCAGAGGATGGAATGCAAAGGATCTGACAATACAAGATATTTCAAATTTTAAAGAAAAGCTAAAAGACTGTAAAATAGATCGATTTGCAACATGTGCCCATATGCCGTATTTGCCAAATCTATCAACACCAAAAGATGATGGATTTGAAAAATCAGTTAAAACTTTGATTAGTGAGGTTGAAAGATGTGGAAAACTTGGTATCCCATATCTTGTAACACATTTGGGAAGTCATTTAGGAACAGGTGAAGAAGATGGAATTAAGAGGCTAATCAAAGGTCTGACAAAGGCGGGTCAAACAAAAAATGATGTAATGATTTTACTAGAGAATACGGCTGGGCAAAAAAATTCTGTTGGAGCAAATTTTGAACAACTAGCAGAAATTTTTAATCAGTTAAAACCCTCAAAGAAATTTGGTGTTTGCTTTGACACATGTCATGCGTTTGTTTCAGGATATGATTTAAGAGATGAAAAGACTGTAAAAGAAACTTTTTCAAAATTTGATGAAACAGTAGGGATGGAAAACTTGAAGATACTTCATCTAAATGATGCAAAAGGCGATATAGGTTGTAATCTAGATAGACATTATCACATAGGTCTTGGAAGTATTGGGGAGAAAGGGTTAGGATCAGTGATCAAAACTGTAAACAAGAAAAAGATTCCCATAATTTTAGAAACTCCAATTGATGATATTAGAGATGACTTTGAAAACGTAAGAATTGCAAAAGGATTGGCGTAG
- the glyS gene encoding glycine--tRNA ligase encodes MNYEDVMKLALERGFYFPSCEVYGDAQAGFWEYGPSGVSLKNKFLELWRRELIRRDGMLEIDGSQIMSKSVFEASGHLGNFADPIIKCTKCKSTFRADKTIADIANIEIPESADLNEFDDAILQNNIKCPKCKGGFENTKNFNMMFRVGIGPEEEEAYLRPETCQSIFVDFPRLFKTMRGKLPLGIAQVGKSFRNEIAPRQSLLRLREFYQAEIEVFCNPKNLDDAEKFAEVQDTIIRIQTDAEPVAMTCKKAVESGTVPNKFVAYYLGILTEFYEKTGIDITKSRFRKLGDKEKAFYAEVAFDFEVETTIGWLELVACNYRSDYDLSSHAKKSKEKFEVMDNDEKVLPHVFEISMGIDRSLYTILEHSLKDDKEHERIVLSLKPYLSPIHVGVLSLVKKDGLKEKTDEIYLQVKRKFDAFLDHSGAIGRRYRRLDEIGAPYAVTIDHQTLEDDTVTIRKRDSMEQSRVNISELNSILSESTSFP; translated from the coding sequence ATGAATTATGAAGATGTAATGAAACTAGCACTTGAGCGTGGATTTTACTTTCCAAGTTGTGAGGTATATGGTGATGCACAGGCTGGGTTTTGGGAATATGGTCCATCTGGTGTCAGTTTAAAAAATAAATTCTTAGAATTATGGCGAAGGGAGCTCATCAGGCGTGATGGGATGCTAGAGATTGATGGCTCTCAAATAATGTCAAAATCAGTATTTGAGGCATCAGGACATTTAGGAAACTTTGCTGATCCTATCATAAAATGTACAAAATGCAAATCAACTTTTAGAGCAGACAAAACAATTGCCGATATTGCAAATATCGAAATTCCTGAAAGTGCTGATTTGAATGAATTTGATGATGCCATATTACAAAATAACATCAAATGTCCAAAGTGTAAGGGAGGTTTTGAAAATACCAAAAATTTTAACATGATGTTTAGAGTTGGAATTGGTCCTGAAGAAGAAGAGGCATATCTTAGGCCTGAGACATGTCAGTCAATCTTTGTAGATTTTCCAAGATTATTCAAAACCATGAGAGGAAAACTGCCATTGGGAATTGCCCAAGTTGGGAAGAGTTTTAGAAATGAAATTGCTCCAAGACAGAGTTTATTGCGATTAAGAGAGTTTTATCAGGCAGAGATTGAAGTTTTTTGCAATCCAAAGAATCTGGATGATGCTGAAAAGTTTGCAGAGGTTCAAGATACTATTATCAGGATTCAAACAGATGCAGAACCAGTTGCAATGACATGCAAAAAAGCAGTTGAATCAGGTACTGTTCCTAACAAGTTTGTTGCATATTATCTGGGAATATTGACAGAGTTTTATGAAAAAACTGGAATTGATATTACAAAAAGCAGATTTAGAAAACTAGGAGACAAAGAAAAGGCGTTTTATGCCGAGGTTGCATTTGATTTTGAAGTGGAAACCACTATTGGTTGGCTTGAGCTGGTTGCTTGCAACTATAGATCAGACTATGACCTGTCAAGTCATGCAAAAAAGAGCAAAGAGAAATTTGAGGTAATGGATAATGATGAAAAGGTTCTGCCTCATGTCTTTGAGATTTCCATGGGAATCGACAGGAGTCTTTATACAATTTTGGAGCATAGTCTGAAAGATGATAAGGAACATGAAAGAATTGTTTTATCACTAAAACCATACCTATCACCAATTCATGTTGGAGTTTTGTCATTAGTGAAAAAGGATGGATTAAAAGAAAAGACAGATGAGATTTACCTTCAAGTCAAGAGAAAGTTTGATGCATTTTTGGATCATTCAGGAGCTATAGGTAGAAGATACCGTCGGTTAGATGAGATTGGAGCTCCATATGCAGTGACAATTGATCATCAAACATTAGAAGATGATACTGTAACGATTAGAAAAAGAGACTCTATGGAACAATCAAGAGTCAATATTTCAGAATTGAATTCAATTCTTTCTGAATCCACTTCATTTCCCTAG